Below is a genomic region from Streptomyces sp. NBC_00461.
CGCGCCGGTGACGCCGATGCGGGACTCCTGCGCCTGCCGGTGGACCGTACGTTCTTCAGCGCCATCCCCCTCTACACCGAGACGACGGTCGTCATGGTCCCCAAGGACCACCTGATCACCGCGGCGGACGAGGTGAGCGTCGAGGACCTCGCGGAGGAGGTCGTCCTCCATCCGCTCGACGACGTCTTCGACTGGGACCGGCCGCCGGGAGAGCCCGCCTTCGAGCGCCCCGCCACCACGGAGGACGCCGTCGAACTCGTGGCGGCGGGCATCGGCCTCCTGATCGTCCCCCAGTCGCTGGCCCGCCTCCACCACCGCAGAGACCTCACCTACCGGCCGCTCGTGGACGGCCCCGGGTCGGGCGTCGCCCTGGCCTGGCCCGAGGAGGCGACCACAGACCTGGTCGAGGACTTCATCGGCATCGTCCGCGGCCGCACGGTCAACAGCTCCCGGGGCCGCACGGCACCTGCGCCGGAGTCCCAGGGCAAGGGCGGCGACACGGCCTCCGGCCGTCGCAAGCCCACGGCCGCCAAGACGACCGGACGGAACCCTCGCGGTGGATCCGGCGTCTCCAAGGGCGCCAAGCGCAGGAAGCCCCGCCGCCGGGCGTAGCCCCCGGACGGAGTGGTCTCGCCCTGTGCGGCGTGGACCACTTCTACCTGGTCAGGGGGCGTTTTGCTGCGCAGCGGGATGCGGTGCACCGGCGGTGTCGCGGACAGGGGGCGCGCTGCCGGACTGTCGTACGCCCGGGCAGACCGTTCCGGGCAGGGGCGGCTGCGTCGCGAAGCGTGGCGGGTGGCGGTGTTCCTGGGGCGCACGCTGCGGGGCGAGTGGAACGGCATCGTGGTCGATCCCGTGCGGCAACTCCGAAGGCGCGGGCTGCCCGCACTGTCCCTCGCGTTCTTGGCCGCCTTCGGCGTCATCTTCTTCCATGCCCTGGCGCAACGGCCGACCGGTGCCGTGGCGGTCCGGATCCTCGGCGGCGTCAAGGCCGACCTGCCGTGGTGGCTGGCCCTGCTGCGCACGCCGGTGTCGCTGTACGTCCCGGCCCTGGATCTGCCCGTGTGGGCGGGGATCACGCAGTTGTTCCTCGCGTTCGCGCTCGCCGAACTCGCACTCGGCCGGGCCAGGACGCTCGCCGTCGCGTACGCGACCACGCTGGCCGGCACCCTCCTGGTGCGCGTGATGATCGCGCTCGGCCCCGGCTGGGGCGGGCTGGGCCTGCCGCGTGAGATCGGGCAGGTGCTGGACACCGGACCCTCCGCGGCCGTCGTGGGCCTGTTCACCTACGTCGCCGTCGTCCGCCGTGCTCCCATCGTGTTCACGCTCACCGGCGGGTCCATGGTGTGGGAGTCGATCGCCGTACCCAATCTGGCCGGCCGGGAGCACCTGATAGCGGTCGGCGCCGCGATCGTCCTGGCGCTGTTCCATGGACGCGGCCGCGGGCGGACGTCCGGCGGGGTTGCCGTCCCTGTCCTCCGGCACGAGGTGCCGGAGGCGATGTCCCGGCGCAGGTCCTCGGAGGATCACATCGCGGTCGGTTGAGCGCCGGGCGGCGTGTGCGCACCGTGCGGGGAGGTGGTCTGGCTTATCTTCGCCACGGAATCCGACATCCGGAGTAAAAATGCAAAAAACGGATGAACTGGTTGATGTGGCGCCCCCCTCGGCGATCGTCGCCCCGCCCGACGCTCACCCGAGACGGCACGTCACCGGATGGCCCCTGTCCGTCGGCATCGCCACGGCGGCCGGTCTGGTGGCGGTGCTCGTGCTCACCGGCGGCGGGTGGCTGAACCAGCCCGCTGTCGCTGCCTGGCGCACGGTCTGTCTGGCCATCACCGTCCAGGCACTGCCCTTCCTTCTTCTGGGTACGGCCCTGTCGGGGGCGATCAACGCCTTCGTACCGGCCGACCTGTTCACCAGGATCCTGCCCAGGCGCCCCGCACTCGCCGTCCCGGTGGCCGGCGTCGCGGGCGTCGTGCTGCCGGGCTGCGAGTGCGCCTCGGTGCCGGTCGCGAACAGTCTGATCCGCCGAGGCGTCAACCCGGCCGCCGCCTTCGCCTTCCTGCTCTCCGCTCCCGCGATCAACCCGATCGTGCTCACCGCCACGGCCGTCGCCTTCCCGGGAAACCCCGCCATGGTCGCCGCCCGACTGGTCGCCTCCCTCCTCACCGCGGCCGCGATGGGCTGGCTGTGGCTCTGGCTGGGACGCGAGGAGTGGCTGCGCCCCGCAGTCCGGAACACCGGGCACCGGCCGGGGCGCAGCCGCTGGAAGGAGTTCCGCCTCGGCTTCCGGCACGACTTCCTGCACGCCGGTGGCTTCCTGGTGCTGGGCGCCATGGCCGCGGCCACGTTCAACGTGGCGGTGCCGAGCTCGGTCCTCGACACCTTCTCCGGCTCGCCCTGGCTGTCGGTCCTCTTCCTGGCCGGTCTCGCCGTCCTGCTCGCCGTCTGCTCGGAGGCGGACGCCTTCGTCGCAGCCTCGCTCACCGGCTTCTCGCCCACCGCCCGGCTGGCCTTCATGGTGGTCGGACCGATGGTCGACCTGAAGCTGATCGCCCTTCAGACGGGCACGTTCGGCCGGGCCTTCGCGCTCCGCTTCTCCACCGCGACCACGGCCGTCGCCGTCGTCGCGAGCGTCCTGATCGGAGGCGCGCTGCTGTGAAGCGCCACGTACAGGTCCTCCTGCTCGTCCTGACCGGCCTGGGACTGCTCCACACCGCCCTGTTCAGCGACCTCTGCCTGCGCTACGTCAAAGAGGGCCTGCGTCCCGTGCTCATCGCCTCCGGCGTACTGCTCCTGCTGCTGGGCCTCGCGGGAGCCGCGCTGGACCACATGGACCCGGAAGGCGACGACCAGGGACGCAACCACGACCACGACCACGACCATGCCCACGACCACGACCACGACCACGACCATGCCCACGACCACGACCACGACCACGACCACGACCATGCCCACGACCAGGACAGACACGAAGACGATCACGGGCACGACCACTCCACCGCCCCCCGCATCGCCTGGCTGCTGTTCCTGCCCGCGCTCAGCCTGCTCTTCTACGCTCCGCCCGCCCTCGGCGCGTACACGGCCTCGCACGCGAACAACAAGGCCGTGAAGCAGGAGCAGCGGTTCGACCCGCTGCCCGCGACCACACCCCTGCCGCTGACCCTGACGGACTTCACCGCCCGGGTCCAGCAGGACCGGGAACAGGCCATCAGGGGCCGCAGCATCAGCATGACCGGTTTCGTCACCCCGGCAGGACCGGACGGCGGCTGGTATCTGACCCGGATCATCTTCACCTGCTGCGCGGCCGACTCCCAGTCGGTCAAGGTGCGGATGTACGGGACTCCCGCGCCGCCCGCCAACACCTGGCTGGCCGTCACCGGAAACTGGCACCCGCGCGGCACGCTCGGCACGAAGTCCGCGACGGCGGCCCTCGACATCCACCGCACCGAGCGCATCTCGCCGCCCGTCAACGCGTTCACGGACGACCTTCCGCTGACTCCCTCGTGACGAGAGCCCTGGTCCGCCCCGTGCCACCTGCACCCGGCGACCGGCCCGCTCGCGTCCCGCCGCAGGGCGTCACACGGTCGCTCCTGGTCGGCCCTGGTCGCCCTCGGTCGGCGTGGTCCGCGTCCGAGACGCATCCGTGGAGCGGACGAACTCCCGGATGACGCGGGCCAGTTCCGCCGGCCGGTCCAGGGGGAGCAGCGTGTACCCGTCGTCCACCTCGACCAGCCGTCCCTGGGGCAGCAGTGCGGCGAGGCGCCGGCCGTGCTCGGGCGGCATCACCCGGTCCTCGCTCGCCCAGACCACCAGGGCGGGCCGGTCGAAGAGCGGCAGGCGCTCGGCGGCGGCTTCCAGCAGGCGACGGGTCGCCCGGTCCGCCGTACGCAACAGGCGTACGGCGTCCCGGCGGATCCCCGGTTCACCCAGCACCGGCCGCATCCAGCGCGCGCAGGCCGCGTCGCCCCGCTTGGTCAGCCAACCGAACGCGATCGGCAGACGGCGCACGAACCGCACTCTCATCTGCTGCATGAACAGCCCGAACAGACGCGGCGAGAGACGACCGGTGGCCACCAGGACCCGTCCGGTCAGGCCCGGCGGGAAGTTGTCGAACGCGTCGCAGGACACGAGCACCGCCCGCCCCACGCGGTCCTCGCCGTCGGCCATGACGAACTGCACGAGCGCACCGCCCGTGTCGTTCCCGACCAGCGTGACGTCCCGCAGGTCCAGCCGATCGAGGAACTCCGCGACGAGCCGCGCCACCGCGGGCAGCGACAGTTCCGCCTCTGCGCGCATCGGGTGGCGGTGCGCTCCCAGGGGCAGGGTCGGAACGACGCACCGGTGGTCGGCGGACAGGCCGGCCACCGGCCCGTCCCACAGCGAGGCGTCCATCATCAGGCCGTGCAGCAGCACCAGTACGGGACCATCGCCGCCGGTGTCGTCGTAGGCGATCGTGCCCGCGGACAGTTCGATCTCGCGGGTGTCCGCGGTCCGGGTACCGGTGTCCATGGAAGGCCTCCCGTGCGTGTCCGCCAGGTGTCAGCACTCAAGAGGGTCCAGGGCCCCGAAGTGTGACATCGTCCGGCCGCACGCGTCGTCGTGGCGCGTCGCCGGTGGGAGAATCGGCGGCGTGGACCGGGGGATTCTTGAGCGCGAGCCCGAGCTGGAGCAGCTGGCCACGGCCGCACAGGAGGCGGCGGACGGGGCCGGTTCGGTGGCGCTTGTCTT
It encodes:
- a CDS encoding LysR family substrate-binding domain-containing protein, which translates into the protein MTGTEASQTFRLAYVPGATPAKWVRIWNERLPDIPLTLLAVPADEASEVLRAGDADAGLLRLPVDRTFFSAIPLYTETTVVMVPKDHLITAADEVSVEDLAEEVVLHPLDDVFDWDRPPGEPAFERPATTEDAVELVAAGIGLLIVPQSLARLHHRRDLTYRPLVDGPGSGVALAWPEEATTDLVEDFIGIVRGRTVNSSRGRTAPAPESQGKGGDTASGRRKPTAAKTTGRNPRGGSGVSKGAKRRKPRRRA
- a CDS encoding permease; its protein translation is MQKTDELVDVAPPSAIVAPPDAHPRRHVTGWPLSVGIATAAGLVAVLVLTGGGWLNQPAVAAWRTVCLAITVQALPFLLLGTALSGAINAFVPADLFTRILPRRPALAVPVAGVAGVVLPGCECASVPVANSLIRRGVNPAAAFAFLLSAPAINPIVLTATAVAFPGNPAMVAARLVASLLTAAAMGWLWLWLGREEWLRPAVRNTGHRPGRSRWKEFRLGFRHDFLHAGGFLVLGAMAAATFNVAVPSSVLDTFSGSPWLSVLFLAGLAVLLAVCSEADAFVAASLTGFSPTARLAFMVVGPMVDLKLIALQTGTFGRAFALRFSTATTAVAVVASVLIGGALL
- a CDS encoding TIGR03943 family putative permease subunit, with translation MKRHVQVLLLVLTGLGLLHTALFSDLCLRYVKEGLRPVLIASGVLLLLLGLAGAALDHMDPEGDDQGRNHDHDHDHAHDHDHDHDHAHDHDHDHDHDHAHDQDRHEDDHGHDHSTAPRIAWLLFLPALSLLFYAPPALGAYTASHANNKAVKQEQRFDPLPATTPLPLTLTDFTARVQQDREQAIRGRSISMTGFVTPAGPDGGWYLTRIIFTCCAADSQSVKVRMYGTPAPPANTWLAVTGNWHPRGTLGTKSATAALDIHRTERISPPVNAFTDDLPLTPS
- a CDS encoding alpha/beta fold hydrolase, which encodes MDTGTRTADTREIELSAGTIAYDDTGGDGPVLVLLHGLMMDASLWDGPVAGLSADHRCVVPTLPLGAHRHPMRAEAELSLPAVARLVAEFLDRLDLRDVTLVGNDTGGALVQFVMADGEDRVGRAVLVSCDAFDNFPPGLTGRVLVATGRLSPRLFGLFMQQMRVRFVRRLPIAFGWLTKRGDAACARWMRPVLGEPGIRRDAVRLLRTADRATRRLLEAAAERLPLFDRPALVVWASEDRVMPPEHGRRLAALLPQGRLVEVDDGYTLLPLDRPAELARVIREFVRSTDASRTRTTPTEGDQGRPGATV